From the genome of Moritella sp. F3, one region includes:
- a CDS encoding nitroreductase family protein: protein MFFRNKEKNQVLNTMKERRSINTFESSTFISDAKIEQITQYATLAPSAFNLQNWQFTAVKSQDAKTQLKGLAYGQQKVEDAAVVFIVSGLLKPQQLIEHSLKASAENDVLTTEVIEGWIGAVNSMYSENPEMQRDEAIRTASLASMNLMLAAQALGFVSCPMIGFDPAGVKDAFSLPENAVPVMLIPVGFAVEGNWPQKPRLAVNEVLNII from the coding sequence ATGTTTTTTAGAAACAAAGAAAAAAACCAAGTTTTAAACACGATGAAAGAAAGACGTTCGATTAATACTTTTGAAAGTTCAACATTCATTAGTGACGCTAAAATTGAACAAATAACGCAGTACGCCACCTTGGCACCTAGCGCGTTCAATCTACAGAATTGGCAGTTTACTGCGGTTAAGTCACAAGACGCAAAAACTCAACTTAAGGGCTTGGCGTACGGTCAACAAAAAGTCGAAGACGCTGCCGTCGTGTTTATTGTTTCAGGCTTATTAAAACCACAACAACTTATTGAGCATTCGTTAAAGGCGTCAGCAGAAAATGATGTGTTAACAACCGAGGTCATAGAGGGGTGGATTGGTGCTGTTAATAGTATGTACAGCGAAAACCCTGAAATGCAACGTGATGAAGCCATTCGCACAGCATCACTTGCAAGCATGAACCTAATGCTCGCTGCACAAGCGCTGGGGTTTGTTTCTTGTCCTATGATTGGCTTTGATCCTGCAGGCGTAAAAGACGCGTTTTCATTACCTGAGAACGCAGTACCAGTCATGCTTATTCCCGTTGGGTTTGCTGTAGAAGGTAATTGGCCGCAAAAGCCCCGTCTCGCAGTAAACGAAGTGCTAAATATTATCTAG
- a CDS encoding zinc-binding dehydrogenase yields MKAIIATQAGGPEVLDIRYAAEPVVAAGDVKIRVKAFGLNKAETYYRNGAFGELNVELAPGIEAAGEVIEDPSNTFQPGDKVITAMGGMMFASHGSYAEIIVVNKTNVQRITSDIEFTQLASLPQLYLTVWGALDKTLSIASGEVLLVRGATSGLGLAALVYAKARGLTVIATTRNIENTKRLQTLGADHVVIDNGDVAEQVRALYPQGVDKALDVIGAAAVKDTMKALRPWGEVTVVGLLGGSPVIENFGLMSDLPSSVKLSFFQSGMLGSDALPLDESPLNWISEQVHTGQMPDITSAIFNAEDIQSAHALMDSNKAIGKIVVKH; encoded by the coding sequence ATGAAAGCAATTATCGCAACACAAGCTGGTGGCCCTGAAGTATTGGACATCCGTTATGCAGCAGAACCTGTTGTAGCGGCGGGTGACGTTAAAATTCGCGTGAAAGCATTTGGACTAAACAAAGCTGAAACATATTACCGTAATGGTGCGTTCGGTGAGTTAAATGTAGAACTTGCTCCTGGTATCGAAGCGGCTGGTGAAGTCATTGAAGACCCTTCAAACACATTTCAGCCGGGAGACAAAGTGATCACCGCGATGGGGGGGATGATGTTTGCTAGTCATGGTAGCTATGCAGAAATCATCGTCGTTAACAAAACCAATGTACAACGTATTACCAGTGATATTGAGTTTACACAGCTCGCGTCTTTACCGCAGTTATACCTGACGGTATGGGGCGCATTAGACAAAACGTTAAGCATCGCATCAGGCGAAGTATTGTTAGTGCGAGGTGCAACATCTGGACTTGGTCTCGCGGCGTTGGTGTATGCAAAAGCACGTGGACTAACCGTTATTGCGACGACGCGTAATATTGAAAATACCAAGCGCTTACAAACGCTAGGGGCAGATCATGTTGTTATCGATAATGGTGACGTTGCAGAGCAGGTGAGAGCGCTTTATCCACAAGGCGTAGACAAAGCGTTAGATGTTATTGGCGCTGCAGCGGTGAAAGATACCATGAAAGCATTACGACCTTGGGGTGAAGTGACGGTTGTTGGCCTATTAGGTGGTTCGCCAGTGATTGAAAACTTTGGCTTAATGAGCGATTTACCAAGTTCAGTGAAATTAAGCTTCTTCCAAAGTGGCATGCTAGGGAGTGATGCGTTGCCTTTAGATGAGTCACCATTAAATTGGATTTCAGAACAAGTACATACAGGTCAAATGCCTGATATCACTTCGGCAATCTTTAACGCTGAAGACATTCAAAGTGCACATGCCTTAATGGATAGTAATAAAGCCATAGGTAAAATTGTCGTTAAACATTAA
- the traF gene encoding conjugal transfer protein TraF — protein MKIQRRQALLLPLSLGIAFTSCSLLATEFDARSYAMGGVGVTTADYVTASFHNPAMAAKHDVRDDFGLLAPVIGLQIDDEADLFNDLPSDPLELVGDKAYYETGFGLVASVPTRYYSTNVFIKGYADSLAFADVVPNDSNSKVSVYAISVLEFGMTFARKFDTRYGGMHFGFSPKYNIFSTYNYSEVVNDFDPDKYKDGASSDDKGFNLDLGMEMGLLHGLSVGAAVKNLISQEVDLKTMNNSSASYKLNPVVTTGISWTGDYAMLAMDIDLNAALGYENMNTLSGLSDNFDDTQMLKIGGEIGSESAVQFRAGYMYDLQGNKSQIFTAGVGLSPFNVFQLDLAASYGGENKLGVAAQTMVWF, from the coding sequence ATGAAGATTCAACGTCGCCAAGCATTATTGTTACCTCTATCTCTAGGGATTGCATTCACAAGTTGTTCACTATTGGCGACGGAGTTTGATGCGCGTTCATATGCTATGGGTGGCGTTGGTGTCACGACGGCAGATTATGTCACCGCTTCGTTTCACAACCCGGCAATGGCGGCAAAGCATGACGTACGTGATGACTTTGGCTTACTTGCCCCTGTGATTGGATTACAAATTGATGATGAAGCTGATTTATTTAATGACCTACCGTCTGATCCATTAGAACTTGTTGGTGATAAAGCGTATTACGAAACTGGCTTTGGCCTTGTTGCATCCGTGCCTACACGTTATTACTCCACTAATGTATTTATCAAAGGCTATGCCGATTCATTAGCATTTGCAGATGTAGTTCCCAATGATAGTAATTCTAAAGTAAGCGTATACGCAATTTCTGTTTTAGAATTCGGCATGACTTTTGCGCGTAAGTTTGATACGCGTTACGGTGGTATGCACTTTGGATTTTCACCGAAATATAACATTTTCTCTACTTATAACTACTCTGAAGTTGTTAATGATTTTGATCCCGACAAATACAAAGACGGTGCGAGTAGTGATGATAAAGGGTTTAACCTTGATTTAGGCATGGAGATGGGATTGTTACATGGATTAAGTGTCGGTGCGGCAGTTAAAAACTTGATATCACAGGAAGTGGATTTGAAAACCATGAATAACTCTAGCGCGAGCTATAAGCTGAATCCAGTCGTCACGACCGGAATTAGTTGGACTGGTGATTATGCCATGCTAGCGATGGATATTGATTTAAATGCGGCGCTGGGTTATGAAAATATGAATACATTATCAGGGTTGAGTGATAATTTTGATGATACGCAAATGTTGAAAATTGGTGGTGAAATAGGCTCCGAATCAGCAGTACAGTTCCGCGCAGGTTATATGTACGATTTACAAGGTAATAAAAGCCAGATATTTACCGCTGGTGTAGGCTTATCACCGTTTAATGTTTTCCAACTTGACCTGGCTGCAAGTTATGGTGGTGAAAATAAACTCGGTGTTGCAGCACAAACCATGGTGTGGTTTTAA
- a CDS encoding OmpP1/FadL family transporter, translating to MKKTLLALLICSTYANASGLLLQEAVVANAGTTGAGDGVYTETATASWTNPATMTHMGEQKTTVNMMVLDLQMDYTDAEPDADLGGYTGDADAETVMPAIGIFHVVQVSEDIHLGINFGAVGGSSIDYGTNWDGGNHLDTAVMTAVQLNPAMSYKIDNNWSVGVGAQINYGIIEVSTSGFDTGAGTDWAFGYNAGTMYQADAWAVGLSYRSKIVHEFDDVDVSFTQLSPARLSVGTELIIPAIADLSGSYDLNDKLTLLSSVQFHQWSEFSETPVYTEQATDLAIDRDWDDVWKFAVGADYQLNAEWALKAGFSYETSPQDDPTKQWVDLPVGEQYRYSVGATTYWDETRIDIFYEYADLGNMAIDRSGNKYTQITGEFGGKIHFIGANVTF from the coding sequence ATGAAAAAAACATTATTAGCATTATTGATTTGTTCGACATACGCTAATGCCAGTGGACTGCTGCTACAAGAAGCGGTTGTTGCTAATGCGGGTACTACAGGTGCCGGTGATGGTGTCTATACCGAAACCGCGACAGCATCCTGGACAAATCCGGCGACGATGACGCACATGGGCGAGCAGAAAACCACGGTGAATATGATGGTGCTGGATCTGCAGATGGATTATACCGATGCAGAACCTGATGCCGATTTGGGGGGTTATACTGGTGATGCCGATGCTGAAACTGTAATGCCTGCCATTGGTATATTCCATGTCGTGCAGGTGAGCGAGGATATCCATTTAGGTATTAACTTTGGTGCGGTTGGTGGATCATCAATTGATTACGGTACTAATTGGGATGGCGGTAATCACTTGGATACCGCGGTCATGACCGCAGTGCAGTTAAACCCGGCCATGAGTTATAAAATTGATAATAATTGGTCGGTTGGTGTTGGTGCACAAATCAACTACGGCATTATCGAAGTGAGCACGTCAGGTTTTGATACCGGAGCGGGTACTGACTGGGCATTTGGCTATAATGCTGGCACGATGTATCAAGCTGATGCATGGGCTGTCGGTTTAAGTTACCGTTCTAAAATTGTGCATGAATTTGACGATGTTGACGTCAGTTTTACTCAATTAAGCCCTGCTCGTTTGAGTGTGGGAACAGAGCTTATCATCCCTGCAATTGCTGATTTAAGTGGTAGTTATGATTTGAATGACAAACTTACGTTACTGTCTTCGGTGCAATTTCACCAGTGGAGCGAATTTAGCGAAACGCCTGTTTATACCGAGCAAGCTACTGATCTTGCCATTGATCGTGACTGGGATGATGTATGGAAGTTTGCTGTCGGCGCTGACTATCAGTTAAACGCTGAGTGGGCATTAAAAGCCGGCTTCTCTTATGAAACATCACCGCAAGATGACCCAACGAAACAGTGGGTTGATTTACCTGTTGGTGAACAGTATCGCTACTCTGTCGGTGCCACGACTTATTGGGATGAAACCCGCATTGATATCTTCTACGAATATGCTGATTTAGGCAACATGGCAATAGATCGTTCTGGTAACAAATATACCCAAATCACAGGCGAGTTCGGCGGCAAGATCCACTTTATCGGTGCTAACGTCACATTTTAA
- a CDS encoding LysR family transcriptional regulator, with protein MDLNSLNIFVNVVKHGSFSAASKIMSIPVATVSRRVSELEAQLDQQLLIRTTRKLAVTHVGQLLYQRAGSGLDVIFEAEQAIKEEQEDLKGQLRISIPPALYVFDDMFHQFNNTYPLIQLDIFSTVRKTDFIDDDIDIVIRVGDVNYQSAIARHLGKYRHVVVCSQKFINNHGIPKSPADLASLPIAAWRFGHGAITWQLGEHCIEINPKFTSSDYVHSLSAIRSGDMLGELPPMLANPLLQSGELVEVLVDYPLPEVDLHIIYPSRKHLSRLSKVFIADFITFCQRHQNGKYLFNQ; from the coding sequence ATGGATCTCAATTCTTTGAATATTTTTGTTAACGTCGTGAAGCACGGTTCTTTCTCTGCTGCATCCAAAATAATGAGTATTCCGGTTGCAACGGTTAGCCGACGAGTGAGTGAACTAGAGGCGCAATTAGATCAGCAATTATTAATCCGCACCACGCGTAAATTAGCGGTCACTCATGTCGGACAATTACTGTATCAACGAGCTGGCTCAGGACTGGATGTTATTTTTGAAGCTGAGCAGGCGATTAAAGAAGAACAAGAAGATCTAAAAGGTCAGTTACGCATATCTATTCCACCAGCCCTTTATGTCTTTGATGATATGTTTCATCAATTTAATAATACCTACCCACTAATCCAGTTAGATATTTTCAGTACGGTGAGAAAAACAGACTTTATTGATGATGATATTGATATTGTGATTCGGGTGGGTGATGTTAATTATCAATCGGCTATCGCAAGGCATCTAGGTAAGTACCGCCACGTTGTGGTCTGTTCGCAAAAATTCATTAATAACCACGGTATACCCAAAAGTCCTGCCGACCTCGCCTCATTACCGATTGCTGCATGGCGGTTTGGACATGGTGCTATCACTTGGCAGTTAGGGGAGCATTGCATTGAGATTAACCCCAAGTTCACATCCAGTGATTATGTACATTCTCTTTCAGCTATTCGTAGCGGTGACATGTTAGGTGAATTACCACCTATGCTTGCTAATCCACTATTACAGTCGGGTGAATTGGTAGAAGTACTTGTGGATTACCCACTCCCTGAAGTTGATTTACACATAATATATCCATCGAGAAAGCACTTATCTCGCCTGAGCAAAGTTTTTATCGCGGATTTTATTACGTTTTGTCAGCGCCATCAAAATGGCAAATACCTGTTTAATCAATAA
- a CDS encoding DUF2860 family protein: MKQINLLTLCLCLSPLMVEATSLKPLPKESGFNGFILAGVNYTNFASNIVAGNSLTNISHDSNNGLFDNPSYESDVSPVLTGEVNYTFASVGTQIYIGNELEDVVKYDLSTQLGIRQSLSYGGIGKVAVLTSGRLPTYVYSDPFNTDNADKTDRNTKGIRLGWDNMFNEGFSIELTRKEVDIDDENSGSDLLEQGLITEQEKQLLSREGTISNLKVSYLWVLSKNHIFEPELIYGDIDKDGQALANNRYGAGLTYLYTNEILMLVSQITYSYSEYDEISPVWNLNEVGDAGNIGASIVASYAKPFGWQDASLFGSIAYAAVDSNINFYDSDVLTMFVGVLWKI; encoded by the coding sequence ATGAAGCAGATTAACTTACTTACTTTATGTTTATGCCTCTCACCTTTAATGGTTGAGGCTACGTCATTAAAACCTCTGCCGAAGGAATCTGGCTTTAATGGTTTTATATTAGCGGGGGTAAACTACACCAACTTTGCCAGTAATATAGTGGCCGGTAATTCACTGACAAACATCAGTCATGATTCAAATAATGGTTTATTTGATAATCCTTCATACGAATCTGATGTATCACCTGTTTTAACTGGAGAGGTAAATTATACGTTTGCTTCAGTGGGGACGCAGATCTACATAGGTAACGAACTGGAGGACGTCGTTAAGTATGATTTATCAACACAACTCGGTATCAGGCAATCCCTGTCATACGGTGGTATTGGTAAAGTCGCTGTTTTAACGTCTGGTCGATTACCCACCTATGTCTATTCCGATCCTTTTAATACTGATAATGCCGACAAGACAGATCGTAATACCAAAGGTATACGCCTAGGTTGGGATAATATGTTCAATGAAGGCTTCAGTATTGAATTGACCCGAAAAGAAGTTGATATTGACGATGAAAATTCAGGTAGTGATTTACTTGAACAAGGTTTGATTACTGAACAAGAAAAGCAATTATTGTCGCGCGAAGGCACGATATCCAATCTTAAAGTAAGCTATTTATGGGTGCTAAGTAAAAATCATATTTTTGAACCCGAGCTTATTTATGGGGATATTGATAAGGATGGGCAAGCCCTTGCTAATAATCGTTATGGTGCAGGACTCACCTATTTATACACCAACGAAATATTAATGTTAGTCAGTCAAATAACCTATAGCTACAGTGAATATGATGAGATTAGTCCTGTATGGAACTTAAACGAGGTCGGTGATGCAGGTAACATAGGTGCCAGCATTGTTGCCTCATACGCCAAGCCATTTGGTTGGCAAGATGCCTCTTTATTCGGCTCTATCGCGTATGCGGCTGTTGATTCAAATATCAATTTTTATGATTCAGACGTGCTAACGATGTTTGTTGGCGTATTATGGAAAATATAA
- a CDS encoding DUF3187 family protein yields the protein MKLLPLFSSIIAVALIYQPLAIAGAQSTPLRTYAASPYQSTSLSTQLRSAFPVEETEVFSMVSVASVWAQSADFNLDYYQNQVFFGSQWRLNEDISMEIMFQFSQAKNNGLDSFVMNFHDLFGIGQNGREEAGEDQFNVTSDTYSISEQDFENDVLVSAVHSYLEYHIFASEVEALSIGGSIYMNDLNDDSIASSSFEQGVQLNYSKIRGNHGLFSTIGVTHRKDVSILNEINVDGVTGAFAIGYSYRFARRHQILSEYHIYQGFLDDDSEFSKASHEVIMGYRYRYNQVVLELSATENIINMDNSTDILFSAGIRYFFSE from the coding sequence ATGAAACTATTACCACTGTTCTCTTCAATTATCGCCGTTGCTCTGATTTATCAACCGCTCGCGATTGCTGGTGCGCAATCAACCCCATTGAGAACATATGCTGCTTCACCTTATCAATCGACGTCACTATCAACACAATTGCGATCCGCTTTTCCTGTTGAAGAGACTGAAGTTTTTAGTATGGTGTCGGTGGCCAGTGTTTGGGCTCAAAGTGCCGATTTCAATCTAGATTATTATCAAAACCAGGTTTTTTTTGGTAGCCAGTGGCGATTAAATGAAGATATCTCAATGGAGATAATGTTTCAATTTTCACAGGCTAAAAACAATGGTTTAGATTCATTTGTCATGAACTTTCATGATCTATTTGGTATTGGTCAGAACGGCAGAGAAGAGGCTGGCGAAGATCAATTTAACGTGACTAGCGATACATACAGTATATCAGAGCAGGACTTTGAAAATGATGTACTTGTTAGCGCAGTTCACAGTTATCTTGAATACCACATTTTTGCCAGTGAGGTTGAAGCATTGTCTATCGGGGGGTCTATTTACATGAACGACCTTAACGATGATTCCATTGCATCAAGCAGTTTTGAGCAAGGTGTGCAGCTCAATTACTCGAAAATACGTGGCAATCATGGCTTGTTTTCAACGATAGGCGTAACGCATCGTAAAGATGTCTCGATATTAAACGAAATCAATGTTGACGGAGTAACTGGCGCGTTTGCAATTGGTTATAGCTATCGCTTTGCCAGGCGTCATCAAATACTTTCTGAGTACCATATCTATCAAGGTTTTTTGGATGATGACAGTGAATTTTCGAAAGCATCGCATGAAGTCATCATGGGGTATCGTTACCGCTATAACCAAGTTGTATTAGAGCTTTCTGCGACAGAAAACATTATCAATATGGATAACTCTACCGACATATTATTCTCTGCTGGAATACGTTATTTCTTCAGCGAATAA
- a CDS encoding LysR family transcriptional regulator has translation MDLNGFKFFVEVVEQGSFSAAAKELNTPVSTVSRKVSELEASIGSRLLERSTRKLRLTETGHTLFEHASRSVQEMEAGVYFLQDRQQQLKGRLKIAMPPSFEPAWSLLEAFQDKYPQVQIQTLALSRAVDPIADGVDIAVQFGQTTNLSLVSRVMAANKRKLVASKAFVAQYGTPKTPHDLLHFSCLAWGNPATEVTWQLGNEEVTFAPYSMSNEFSLLKYMTLNGRGIALLPPFFCKDEIASGDFIHLLPEHPAPESIVPITYPSRKQLSLVTRTFIDFSAEFILEHENDTWSLPNAVR, from the coding sequence ATGGACTTAAATGGATTTAAATTCTTTGTCGAAGTGGTAGAGCAGGGCAGCTTTTCTGCCGCAGCGAAAGAATTAAATACACCGGTGTCTACGGTGAGTAGAAAGGTCAGTGAGTTAGAAGCCTCGATAGGTTCTCGCTTACTTGAGCGTTCAACTAGAAAATTGCGCCTGACCGAGACGGGGCATACCTTATTCGAACATGCTTCTCGCAGCGTTCAAGAAATGGAAGCGGGTGTATACTTTTTACAAGATCGCCAGCAACAGCTTAAGGGCCGTTTAAAAATAGCGATGCCGCCTAGCTTTGAGCCCGCATGGAGCTTACTCGAAGCATTTCAAGACAAATACCCGCAGGTACAGATACAAACATTGGCACTGTCTAGAGCTGTCGATCCTATTGCAGATGGTGTCGATATTGCGGTTCAGTTTGGCCAAACGACAAACCTTTCTTTAGTTAGCCGAGTGATGGCTGCGAATAAACGCAAACTCGTTGCGTCCAAAGCATTCGTTGCCCAGTATGGTACGCCTAAGACACCGCATGATTTGCTTCATTTTTCTTGTCTGGCCTGGGGTAATCCTGCTACCGAGGTTACTTGGCAATTAGGCAATGAAGAAGTCACTTTCGCTCCCTATTCTATGTCGAACGAATTCAGTTTATTGAAATACATGACCTTGAATGGACGAGGTATCGCGCTATTACCACCGTTCTTTTGTAAGGATGAGATAGCGTCAGGTGATTTTATTCATTTACTGCCTGAGCACCCAGCACCAGAGAGTATTGTTCCCATTACCTATCCAAGCAGGAAACAGCTTTCACTCGTTACTCGCACATTCATTGATTTTTCGGCTGAATTTATATTAGAGCATGAAAATGATACGTGGAGCTTACCTAATGCAGTACGTTAA
- a CDS encoding DoxX family protein, with translation MNTEKMKKILVSKNDASALPLRLIAGIIFAAHGSQKLFAWFGGYGLEGTGQWMESIGLAPGYLMAMMAGSAEFFGGLLLILGLLTRPTALVLAITMVVAIFSTHFSNGLFMANNGYEFALSLLAITIALLLQGGGRFALDNRIVKTLN, from the coding sequence ATGAACACAGAAAAAATGAAGAAAATTTTAGTATCAAAAAATGATGCGTCAGCGTTACCACTGCGTTTAATCGCCGGTATTATTTTTGCTGCCCACGGCAGTCAAAAGCTATTTGCTTGGTTTGGCGGTTATGGCTTAGAGGGGACAGGCCAATGGATGGAATCCATTGGTTTAGCACCTGGGTATTTAATGGCGATGATGGCGGGTAGTGCAGAATTTTTTGGCGGTCTGCTGCTTATTTTAGGCTTACTGACAAGACCAACTGCATTGGTACTTGCGATCACTATGGTCGTTGCCATTTTTAGTACTCATTTTAGCAATGGTTTATTTATGGCGAATAACGGCTATGAATTTGCCTTATCTTTACTTGCGATCACTATTGCGCTGCTGTTGCAAGGTGGCGGTAGATTCGCGTTAGATAATCGTATTGTGAAGACGTTGAATTAA
- a CDS encoding LysR family transcriptional regulator translates to MLDYNAAKIFIHVVKHGSFSGAAKELSTPVSTVSRKVSELEEQLNVRLMERTTRQLRLTDSGNDFYEYATRSIDELETGLLHILEKQETLKGSLRIELPPSFEPWWPILKQFQNAHPNVKLKIHHSTSHLDFIADGIDIAVRFGEIKNESLIARKVAFSQRRLVATPDFVAKFGQPNTPSELAHFNCLAIGDIHTDVEWQVGEELIKIDPYTISNDFRLIKFMTISGEGIGYLPPGYYLDELENGTLVQVLEDFPIPMTDISIVYPSRKQLSRVTRTFIDFCIDNLKDNEKSLWQCIGMP, encoded by the coding sequence ATGCTGGATTATAACGCCGCAAAAATATTCATTCATGTGGTGAAACATGGCAGTTTTTCGGGCGCGGCAAAAGAGTTAAGCACGCCAGTATCAACGGTTAGCCGTAAGGTAAGTGAACTAGAAGAACAGCTTAATGTGAGGCTGATGGAACGGACGACTCGTCAATTACGCTTAACAGATTCGGGAAATGATTTTTATGAATATGCCACTCGCAGCATCGATGAACTTGAAACGGGCTTGTTGCATATATTGGAAAAACAAGAAACCCTAAAAGGCTCGTTACGCATAGAATTACCTCCCAGTTTTGAACCCTGGTGGCCGATCTTGAAGCAATTTCAGAACGCACATCCCAATGTGAAATTGAAAATACATCATTCTACCTCTCACCTTGATTTTATTGCTGACGGTATTGATATCGCGGTACGGTTTGGTGAAATAAAAAATGAAAGTTTAATTGCGAGAAAAGTCGCTTTTTCTCAGCGCAGACTTGTTGCGACGCCTGATTTTGTAGCTAAATTCGGCCAACCCAATACGCCGAGTGAGCTCGCCCATTTTAATTGCCTCGCGATTGGCGATATTCATACTGACGTTGAATGGCAAGTAGGTGAAGAGCTGATAAAAATAGACCCTTACACCATTTCCAATGATTTCCGTTTAATCAAGTTTATGACGATTAGTGGCGAGGGGATTGGTTATTTACCACCAGGCTATTATCTTGACGAACTTGAAAATGGAACCTTGGTGCAGGTACTTGAAGATTTTCCCATTCCGATGACAGATATTTCCATTGTTTATCCCAGCCGAAAACAATTATCACGTGTAACGCGTACCTTTATCGATTTTTGTATCGACAACCTTAAAGATAATGAAAAATCGTTATGGCAATGTATTGGAATGCCATAA
- a CDS encoding methylated-DNA--[protein]-cysteine S-methyltransferase — translation MNVYTQFESLLGTVTVHGNDDGLLGIWYESHTRQLSDFGKRADEHPILQLAVTQLQEYFNGQRHEFSIPLAANGTEFQNKVWQALTTIPYGETWSYKDLAIAVGNPKASQAVGGANSKNPISIIVPCHRVIGKNGSLTGYAGGLDIKQQLLNLEAKYYRSSI, via the coding sequence ATGAACGTATACACCCAATTTGAAAGTCTATTAGGTACTGTCACTGTTCATGGTAATGATGATGGTTTACTGGGTATTTGGTATGAAAGCCACACAAGACAGCTCAGTGACTTTGGGAAGAGAGCCGATGAACACCCGATTTTGCAACTCGCGGTAACTCAGCTGCAAGAATACTTTAACGGTCAGCGTCATGAATTTTCTATTCCGTTAGCGGCGAATGGTACTGAATTTCAAAACAAGGTATGGCAGGCACTCACGACTATCCCTTATGGCGAGACATGGAGTTATAAAGACTTGGCTATCGCTGTCGGTAACCCAAAAGCATCGCAAGCTGTTGGTGGCGCAAATAGTAAAAATCCAATATCGATTATTGTGCCATGTCACCGCGTGATAGGTAAAAACGGTAGCCTGACAGGTTATGCGGGTGGTTTAGATATAAAACAACAGCTATTAAACTTAGAAGCTAAGTATTATCGTTCATCAATATAA
- a CDS encoding glutathione S-transferase family protein has translation MGKLIEGTWYDIGYETKSNGGRFTREDAGFRGWVKSGCNSEFKAQSGRYHLFVSYACPWAHRTLIFMKLKKLDTHIDVTIVSPDMLSEGWTMKPPEPNFGYTAMHQLYIHAKEDYTGRVTVPVLWDKKTNTIVSNESSEIIRMFNSEFNTLTGNHDNYYPTVLQSTIDEWNDYIYPNINNGVYRCGLATTQLAYEEAFDSLFLALDKVEQHLSSHRYIAGDVITEADWRLFVTLIRFDAVYVGHFKCNKQRIVDYPHLHNYVKELYQVEGVRDVTDFYHIKRHYYFSHTIINPTQIVPAGPELDLDSEHNRDMIKTQ, from the coding sequence ATGGGGAAGTTAATCGAAGGTACCTGGTATGACATCGGTTATGAAACCAAGTCAAATGGTGGGCGTTTCACGCGTGAAGATGCAGGCTTTAGAGGCTGGGTTAAGAGCGGTTGCAATAGCGAATTTAAAGCACAATCAGGACGTTACCATTTATTTGTGTCATACGCTTGCCCTTGGGCGCACCGAACCTTAATTTTTATGAAGTTAAAGAAATTGGATACCCATATTGACGTTACCATCGTGAGTCCTGACATGTTATCTGAAGGTTGGACGATGAAACCGCCTGAACCTAACTTTGGTTATACCGCGATGCATCAACTTTATATTCATGCAAAAGAGGATTATACAGGGCGAGTAACGGTTCCTGTATTATGGGATAAAAAAACCAATACGATTGTCAGTAATGAGTCATCTGAAATTATTCGTATGTTTAATTCTGAGTTTAATACGTTAACTGGTAACCATGACAATTATTATCCTACAGTATTACAAAGCACGATTGATGAGTGGAATGACTACATTTACCCTAATATAAACAATGGTGTATACCGCTGTGGTTTAGCTACAACGCAATTAGCTTATGAAGAAGCATTCGACAGTTTATTTTTAGCACTCGACAAAGTAGAGCAACATTTATCGAGTCATAGATACATTGCTGGGGATGTGATTACCGAGGCTGATTGGCGCTTATTTGTGACGTTAATTCGATTTGATGCTGTGTATGTTGGCCACTTTAAATGTAATAAACAGCGTATAGTGGATTATCCTCATTTACATAATTACGTCAAAGAGCTCTACCAAGTAGAAGGAGTCAGGGACGTAACCGATTTTTATCATATCAAACGTCATTATTATTTTAGTCATACCATTATTAATCCAACGCAAATCGTGCCCGCCGGTCCTGAGCTTGATTTAGACAGTGAGCATAATCGAGACATGATAAAAACACAGTGA